A DNA window from Camelina sativa cultivar DH55 chromosome 17, Cs, whole genome shotgun sequence contains the following coding sequences:
- the LOC104757194 gene encoding cysteine protease inhibitor WSCP-like, with product MNNSKPSILFSFISLFLLLSAVAKSDGEPVKDSNGKPLKIQTKYFIQPASGKNGGGLVPASVDLTHICPLGIVQTLLPFQPGLPVTISDPSASSEGNVVTNTSITITFESPIWLCPSSKIWKVDSSSTLSSDNVYISTGGSANSGDSLFRLQKYGNDENTYKLVHYQNDSDTKGKSIGSTTSFYGAPILVLNDAEDDKNAFPIKFHEVGTSEKNAFAKSSLKMFPFF from the coding sequence ATGAATAACTCTAAGCCATCAATTCTGTTCTCATTCATCTCTTTGTTCCTTCTCTTGTCGGCTGTTGCTAAAAGTGATGGGGAACCAGTCAAGGACAGTAACGGAAAGCCACTTAAAATACAGACCAAATACTTCATCCAACCAGCTTCAGGTAAGAATGGAGGTGGTCTTGTCCCAGCAAGCGTTGACTTAACCCATATATGTCCATTAGGTATTGTCCAAACACTCCTTCCATTTCAGCCAGGCCTACCTGTTACTATCTCCGATCCATCAGCTTCCTCCGAAGGCAATGTGGTCACAAACACTAGCATAACCATCACGTTCGAGTCACCAATCTGGCTTTGCCCTTCTTCAAAGATATGGAAAGTCGATTCCTCCTCCACTCTGAGTTCCGACAACGTCTATATAAGCACTGGTGGCAGTGCTAACAGTGGAGATAGCTTATTCAGGCTTCAGAAATATGGAAACGACGAAAACACTTACAAGCTCGTTCATTACCAGAATGACTCGGACACAAAAGGTAAGAGTATTGGTTCCACTACCAGCTTTTATGGTGCACCCATACTTGTTCTTAATGATGCCGAAGATGATAAGAATGCTTTTCCGATTAAGTTCCATGAGGTTGGGACATCTGAGAAGAATGCGTTTGCGAAATCGAGTCTAAAGATGTTCCCTTTCTTCTAA